The Cryptococcus gattii WM276 chromosome K, complete sequence genome contains the following window.
GAGTGTAAAGCCTCACTCCTGGGGATAATTTTATAGTGATCGGGTGAACTTTTTCTTTGTCTAAAGCTCCGAGCGTGAGTTTATGCGAAAGTacatcttctttctcttcttcaggGAGAAAAGTGAAAGGAGGACGAAGACCGGACTAACGTCTGTCTACTCTGACGCCGGTTTGTTGAATACTCATACTCTTGATTCACTTTTCTTGGGCGGTACTTCCTTTATAGGTCAATCTACTACCAAACAACCCAATGATACGATGATGTATATTTTATTATAGCATTTCTTTATGACTTCTCCTTTCGCCCTTGCAATAGTCGGGCAACCCTTTCAGCCTGTTGCTCAACTCCAGAGCCCACCCAGTCTACCTCAAGCAGGACTTGCTCCAGCTCTTCGTCCATATCATCATTCACCTCAGATAACGCCAGATATATCTCTTCAGAAGCCATTGCACGTATCTATTATCTCATCAGAACTAGACTAAACTCTAACAACATAAGAATGATGGACTTACCCGGGGAAAACGGTGAGCAAGGAATAGCGAAATGAGGGAGGTAGCTTTTGAACACACTTCCGAAGGAGCTGCCAGGCAAGCGATACCACTGAAAGACAACAATACTATCAGCTAGGCTACAACCAATTCCAGACGGGAACACGCACACTCTCATGGCGGCTGTTATTCTCTCAATCGACTTTATGTTTCCCAAGCCCCTTGTTGCAGCGCTCAGAGACTTCATAAGCCTGTAAAAAGTTAGCCAAGCAATTCTTACGGAAAGATTACTACTTACGCGTCAGCTCCGGCATTGTGATCTTTAGCATCAATTTTCTCCCATATGTTGGCAGACAACAGCTTATGCAATGTTTGTAGTGTGGGTATGAATATCCGGTTTGAGTTGAAGTTGTTGGCCATAAGATTTGAAAGTGTTTGCAGAACGGGAACAATGGTTGAAGTGTGGACTGTCAGGTATTCGATAAAAGGGCGTAGGGCAGCGTTTGACTAAAACAAGTGATGGTCAGCAATTGAGAGGCATAAAGAGCGACGATACTCACCAGAGTGACTACTTGGCTGCCTATCGTAAATGTCAGACCCGTTACAAGCTCTTCCATGAATCGAGTCTCCAAGAGAGGCATTGCAGATTGGAACCATTCCTCCTGGTCTACATATCTGAATCCTTCCTCGTCCAATTGCTTTCTAGACACGCTCATTGCGCCCTGCGTATCCCACTGCCAACCACACTCCCTCATCCTTGCCAAAGCCAACGCTGAAGCCGAACGAACGGATTCAAGTTTCTCTACACCTTGTTTCACTAACCCGCCGATGACTTCGTCATAAATTCCAGGTTCGAGGATTGAAGACAGGGGAGAAGGCGGCGAAAGCGAGGCTAGTACACGGCCGATGGAGTCGAGAGATGCAATACGAACCCACGAGCCAACGTCGCCTCTTTGATCAGTCGAATAATCTTCAAGACCCTTGATGAATGCTCGAACGATCATATTGAGAGTTGTGGATTCAACTATGTTTTGTCAGTGTGTTGGGATTTATGCATGTAGATATAGTGGGCTTACCGACAAGAGATCCATCCCTTCGTTGAACAGCGATGTCTCCCAAGGATCTTACTGCCCATCGTCTACTCTCAACTTCAGTCTTTGTGGGATCTTTCAACAATCCCAAAAGCGCCACGACAGTCTTTTCTGCCATAGAAGAGGGAGCAGTAGGGTACTGGATATGCCCAAGCGCTAACGTAGAAGATTGACGTTGTGTGACTCTGAACGATCTCAGATCATTGATTAATCTATCCAAGTGTTAGCTTCCTTTCGGGGCTGAAAATGACCATACATACTTGGCAACATCCTTCTCACAATTTCTCAGTTCACTCAACCTCCTGTATACACGCGCCATACTTTCATGGACTTCCACCTCTCTCCGCTTCGACGCCAGTTCAAAATATCTTGCCAAGACCGGTTGTGTTGTGGCATAAGAAGTTATGGAAACGTTGAGGATAGTGGACAAAAGATCACAAAGGGCGGTTAATATATCAGCTGCTTGTTGAGAAACTAGAGCCGAGGCACGGATGGTAGCCAAGGCATCGAAAACCTGCGGTAGTTGTCAGCCAACCCTGGACGTGGCACACAAAGACTTACAGTCTGATTTCTGGGATCATCGTCCTCAAACATCTCTGCTACTTCCTTGAGCGCTACAAGTGCACCGTGGACGTTGACAGAATCTAGAGAGACTAGCTCCTTCAACTCTCTTTGCAAGGCGTCCTCTAACATTTCCTTTGAGTTTTGCTCGAGCAGCTTTCGTAGCGCTTGGGCCCCCAAACATCGAATGGAACAATCCCAATGTCGAAGTGTGATGTTATGTAAATGCGCGATCATCGCCGTTCTATAGACATGGTGTCTGCACTTCTGGTCAGCTTCAGTGTTGTATAAATGTTAGAGGGTACACTCACACCCCGACCGCTTGAGAAGCTGTTAAGAAAGCTGTTCGTCGCACGCTTACGCTATGAAAATCTGTCTTGGCTAACACATCAATCCCTTCCGGATACACTCCCGTCCTTCCCACACCTTCCTGGAAAGCTGCGCTCGCAGCTCGACGCACTCCAACCTCACGGTCGAAACACGCCACACAAACAAGACTGGTTGCGACAGTACTGACATAAGGTTCCAAAGCTGAAGGTGGACAAGCTCGAGAAAGAGACCACAGGAGGTAGGACGCAGCGTCACGGACGTTGGCTCCAATTGAGTGTGAGGCCCGGCGAAGGTCAAAAGTAAGAGCCTTGACAACCCATTTCACGGCGCCTTCTACGGCCTCGCCCCAGATCAGACCTCTTCGACCCATCTCAGCCAGAGCCAAGCACACTCCGTGCCATCTAGCTTCTCCTCTCTGCACCTCGGAACCGCCAAAGCCCATTGTACCACCAGAAGCTGAAGAACCCCCGGGATCGATGACAGTTCCAAATGAAGTGAACTGGACGGGTTCTTCTTCAGTGCCAGCGAAGAGAGAGATGGTAGCGAGGACAATCTGAGATGAAAAGGCTGGGGGAAGCGAAGCGGAGATACGAGAGAGATATTTCGCTGACGAGTACCGTACGATTGTGTCCTACATAGTTAGGTCAGCTCGTGGTAAAGATAGGACGGAGAACAGGCTCACTTTGTCAGAAAGGCCACCCATTAGGTCATCCAATATTTCCTCTAAACCCTCGGGCAGGTcgacatcatcatcattaGAGTACTTTTTACCAAGTTTTGAAACCCATAATCTGCCTTTGGCCTTAATTGCCAACTTCCTAATCAGACCGGATTCAGCTGCAGTCCTCGACCCTCTGAGATGCGGCAATAATTTCTCTCCTAAGAAACCTTCCACCATTGGGAGGTGACTGGATTTGAGGAGGGATGGTAAAAGGGCAAGCAAGGTGAAGAGTGATGCAATGAGATGACTCTCTGATTCGCGATCCCCATCTTCGATCTCTGATGTTGCCCAAGCAAAGAATCCTCTGAGACCTTGTACAGCATCTTCTCGAGACAAGAGCCTAGCAAGAACTAGAGCAGCGTACGCACCCTCTCTTCCCGGGCGATGCAGAAGAGGCACTGTCAAGAATGTGACCTTTTGAGCAAGTTCAGAGGTGGCGGTAGGGAACAGCAGCTCCGAAGAGGGAAGATCGATACCGTAAGGTATGCTTGAGACGAAATCATCCGAATTTGAGAGGGCCGAAAGGTTAAATGGAACAGTCAGAAGCAAGGCCAGCCAAAGCAAGAGTACGGCACGAAGTTCCCAAGTTGTCGTGGAAGATAGTACGTGGTGATGAGGAGTTACAGGGCTTGTTGAAGCGGAGAATGAGGTGATAGGGGAAAAGAGCTTGATGAGGATAGGAAGATTAGGTATTGTTGATGGAAAGTGGGGAACTACACATCATTCTAAGCAATTGCAGTCTACAATCATTGAAGTACTTACCAACTGCCTTCCATCCGCGGACCTTGACCACCCAGTTGAGCACTCGGCCTAGCCTTTCGAGCCTTTTTGGATTGACTGGATTAGAAGTATGGCGGTCTTCTTCCACAATGGTGTGCAAGCTCTTTTCCAACAGCTGCATGAGTGGTCGAACAATCTCGTCTAGTGACGGGTCCAGTAAGCCAGGCATTGGCAAATAATAGTCCAGCTATACAGGTGTCAGATGATTCAGATTAACCACAAAAGGGCTTACAATAGCGCCCAGGCAGGCAACAATCGCgtcctcgtcttcatcttccttttcaGTAGACTCTTTGCATATGTCTAACGTCAGGAACTTTTGCAACAAGTCCAGAAATTCAGTTCTGTGGGAAAAATGAGTGTACGTAGGGTCCCAGTCATCAACCAGGGGAGCGCTCGACATGTTCTAGCTGGCAGACAGGATCTACGTTGGAGATTTGCTGTGTTGCCTTGTACAGATAGTCGATAACGACGGACTTAATATGCAAACGAAAACGCGTAACTTTCACCCGACGCGTCCATATGAGGCCAGTCCTTTACGTAACGCACCTGCCCTTCGGCAACTGGCCTGGACGAAAGACAACTATGTGATAATAATGAACGACGAAGAATAAAGCATAAATCATTGAAATCCTTCAGAAGCATCTTCTTAAGATCTACCGCATCTCTAGCGGATTTGGAGGACAGTAAATCTGAAGAAGGTCCTCTCCACAAAACTTCAGCATGACCAAAAATAGTAAGCGTCACGAATGGGCCTTGCTTTGGGGCTAACATGTCGGTAATAGAACCATATGGCTCCATTTGAAGACCGATACTTGTTATGCCAGTTCTTCTTGTCCCATCTATGTCTCCAACACCCGCACAAATGTACAATCAGCAACTGTCATGGAGCTCTAACCAGGCCTCATCTTTTTCAAAGCTACTCCCTGTCCAAGACTACATCTTTGACGAACTACTATCTATCGCGCCTCTCTCCACTATCACAATCACGAGGCGACACTACCAAAAGACAATTTGCACTATATATCGGGAAGTATCTGTCAGCAATAAATTATTCTGCTCTCTTCTCTGTGGGGATCGAACCGCCTTTGAACGAGGTGTAAATGCGTTCGAGCATACTCGCATCTTACGCATCATAGACTTTGAAGGCTTCAGTATTCTCACTCAATTCCACATGCCTTTACTATTTGCAACACTACGCAACAGGAAAGTTTTTTGCAACGTCGAAAGGATTGACATCTCATGGGAAGCTATCAAAACCTTTTTCTTCACGCGTTGGTGTCAAGGCTTTCCCGCCACGACAAGCGATGACAGTAGGCTGCTGATGAGCCATGTCGGAAGAAAGTTTCAAGAGGTCGTGTTGTATGTCGATATTGGAGACCCTACTTTGGGGGAGTGTTCCGAAGACATCCAAGCAATTGCGGATTACTTCTCACCTCGAACAATGACAATGGTCAGCGGCTATCATCCTAGATCTGACTTTTTGGTTATTCGTCAAAATGTGAATGCACAGTTGCTACCTATCGGCTGGGTGGGGTCGCAAACGTCACGTTTGATTATTCCTCCCTGGCCTCTTATGGTCAAGTCTAATTGCTCGCCGGAAGAATCGGACGAGTGTCAGATGGACGTGACAGAGCAATGCGTCCTCAACTATATGGATGACCTATATGCTGTATGGAATGAGCTAGAAGGAGCGGATTCGCCAATTGAAGGTCTGGTGATTTCCAGAATGGAGTTTTTTGTGTCGAAATACCCCAAGGCAATCCGGGACCGCATTTTACATAGCTCTCCGCGTTCGCGCCAAGACACAATTCGATTTTTGAAAAAGAGCATTGTGGTAAGGGAACTTGATGAGCACATCAAAGATCGGTACGATCTCATATAGGAATCTTGGTCGAGCTCCAATTTATATGTATAATGACATGTGTGATATCCTTTGAAAACAGCCAGCCGTATGAGCAAAGGTGAGGACAGCAATGATCAAGTCGAAGACTGTTCTACTTATAGAAATTCCAGCGCACAGCGCGTCTCGCGTTCTTACTTGCTGGAACACACCGGAATGGCTCATGCCAAAAACTTCATCCCCTCCCGCCTTCCTTTCTCACCCGCTGCGAGCCCGTAGGCTATTGTCCATTATACCGAGGTTCGTCAACTTCTGTCAGCTAAGCTTGTCGCAGAGTTGGTTTCTATTACATGCTATCTTCGATCATCCTCCATTGAAACAACCATCTGCCCAAAACATATGAAAGACTATCCTCATTTATACCTATATCTTGGAAATATAATATCATTCTTTTACTCCAACGGCAAAGACACTCCGAACAGTGTTCACTACATGGGCACCCCCGAATGATTAAATCAGGTATCATTTTAACGTAGTCTGGCAGACAAATTGGCGAGCTGATCCGTAGAAGTTCACTGGAAGTAATATCCATCGATGAGCGTGAGGTCAAAAAGGGTTTTATTAACAACATAGGGAGAATGTGCACATTTGCTGCTATGTAACAACTCTGCAATAAGGCTTATAAAGGATATATAACATTGACTATCATCACATCTTCGATAGTACAGGGGTTAGTATATCCGCTTTTCAGGAATTAAAATCCTACGCGGACGACCCGGGTTCGAATCCCGGTCGGAGAAGATCTTTTTGCTTCCCTCTTTTGCTTCCCTCTTTTGCTTCCCTCTTTTGCTTCCACTTTTGCTTCCCTCTTTTGCTTCCCTCTTTTGCTTCCCTCTTTTGCTTCCCTCTTTTGCTTCCGTCTTTTTGCTTCCGTCTTTTTGCTTCCGTCTTTTTGCTTCCGTCTTTTTGCTTCCGTCTTTTGCTGAACGACCCATGTTCAATTCCTTCATGTGAACATTTCTTTTTTGCCATCAAGTTCAAGAGATGCCATGGAGCATCgtgatttgtctggttaGATATGAAAAAATTCCCCTGCGAACATGTCTGACAATGATTGTCCCGATCTCAGTGCGTCGCAGAAGACTCCTTATTAGTTACGTAATTGTCCCACCTAATCATCACGTCGAGGGTACGGTTCTGTCATGGATGGCCCCATTCATTCATTCTTCGATGTCGTCCTACCTTCATTCAGTCTTGTCAATCCACCATGGCATGTTCCGGAGACATATAATAATGAAATATGTGCAATGGTGTTTGTCTTTCGCCAAATATCCCAGACACAAGTGTTTCGCGCTTATGATGTATCTGGTGTTGATCTCTGTTGCAAAAAGGCGAATAGGACTGAGAAACCGTGGTGTTGTCATGTGGATGGAAATGGCATCCACCAAGCAAGGCCTGTACTCTAACAATTATATCTATTTGCTGAAATTCATACTGTAACCTCCTCCCGGCTGCTgctcaaatttgaaatTATCGGTCGACAACCCAAAGTTTCCCAACAACGAATTGCCAAGATCTTTCAGTTTACTCATCATCTCGTCGTactgcttcttctcctccgACTTAATCTTGGGGGGGAGGGTGATCAGTGAACGGCGGATGGAGGGGAGTAATGGAGAGGAGGCGGGGAGCAAGGTCTTGAGGAGGGTGTAATCTGTCCGTCAATACCCATCAATCGAGAAAATTGTCAGTCCTGGCCTTTCAACCTAAAGTTTGAGAAGAGCCATATGACGTACCCTGCTGAGCAGAAGTAAGGGCCGCAAGTGTTCCCAGACGCTCGTTGGCCGTTGCACGACGGTGAAGGCCCTTCGTATAATGAGGATCAATCTTGAGTGCTTCTGTACATGCTTTAACTGCGTTTTCGTCGTCTTTCTGCAAATTCCATAACCACAGTCAAGAAAATGGGAAAGGTAATGTAAGGATGAAGAGACGTACAGTGGCAATGTAGCACGCAGCAAGGTTCCCCCAACAAGCCTTTGTACATTCTTTGATTTCATCTTCTacttcttctctttccaacTCTTCCGGCGACTTGCCCTCCTTAGCGTTCTCTGCTTCCTCGATAGCCAcagcttcttcctctgAGACTTCTTGAAGGCCACTAGACACGGGTTCTTTTACTTTCGCTTTACCCTCATCATCGTTTTTACTATCTTGTTCCGGGTCGGTAAGGTCAGAAGGGAAGGTTGGGAGGTGATCAATAGCTAGTTTGTATGATACGATGGCGTCATCATACCGGGGAGGTTTGGAGGTGTAGTGAGAATTGCCCGTAGCTTTGTGTTTGGTAGCTCTGGACAAGAGTTCCTGATCAGAAGGTCAGCCGCCGGTGCTTACAAGGAAGGCTCAATATAGAATATAGAGCACAGACGAGGATTAGGATACATACCTTGAGCTCAGAAGTGGTAAACATGGCTTCTTCCGGATCAACAGTCGAGTGTGCGTCCTCAAATACGTCATCGCCGCTATCGTCGCTCTCGTCATCCCCCAGATCCAATATGTTCTGACCCTCTTCCCGACCGGCTGAAGGGGCAGTAGCCTTGGACGATTCCCCATTTTTGTCATCCCATTGGAAATTGGTCGTCTTTGCCCATGCTGGGGGCTGAAACTTGCTCGCATCAAACTTTGGGAGATTGTTGAACTGGTCTTCTTCTGCAGAGGACATTGTTTGAAAGAGTAGTTATGAAGGATATGTCAAGCAAAGACTGCATTCGTTGGCCATGtaagagggaagaaagagcGGAAAAAGTGATGACGAAGGCGGCTATAACAAAGCATCATAACTGATTAGCATTTCCGCGCCACCGATTAATACTCTATACTTCCTACTAAATATAAGCGCGATTACACAATATTTCTAATAAAAAAACACATCCTCTTCCTACCTCAGTCATGGATGCTTTTCTCTAGACACATGCGTCAAAACAAGCTTTGCATTTCTTCATTAATTTATCAATCAAAAACTTATACTAAATTATCTTCAGAGAGTATTGCTGATTTTTTCTACGCCAACAACACGTTCAAAGTCTTTTGGAAATCATATCCGTTCGCAGCAAGAGCCTCGACTACCAGCTCCCGGGGGAAACCCATCGCGCAAAGCTAAGCAGCAAATGAGCTATCACCCCATGCATAAATAAAATGACACACCTTTTTTACATCCTCGATATCATCTGCCTGTGCACCACTTGGTCGTCTCTCTGGCATGGGGGGTCGAAGGCCTTGCTGTTGAGGGGGAGCACCAGCGGGAGGGGCGTATTCTTGAGTCCGAGCAGAGCTATTGAGGAAGTCAGAACCTGTCAATTATTAACAAAACATTAAAACTCACGAAGAAGGCTCAAAGTCATTACCGAATGCATCATCAAATGACAAACCTCCTTCCCGAGTTCCCTGTGAAGTTTGGGTACCAAACGCATCATCAAATCCAAAAGCTCCCTGTTGATTCTGCGAAGGCTGAGATGGTTGCTCCTGAGGCTGACTTTCCCTTCTGGCCGATGAGCCGAATCCCCATTCATCATACAAACCACTTGACTTGGGCTGAGGATTCACAATCTCATAACTCTTGTTGCCACTGGAATTCTCCGACCCGTTTCCGGCAGAGAAGTCTTCAGGCTTTTCAAACTCATCGTCAAATGTGGCAAACTCATCCTCGAAACCAGCAGACGTAGGCGTCTCTCCAGCATTGGCTGTGGCTTGCTGAGCAGCCGCGACGGGAATACCAGACTCGACCTCAGCAGGGGGGAGGTCAGAAAAGTCAaattcatcttcatcaaaTGAAGCAGTCTTGGCATGAGCCTGAGAGGCAGCCATAGAGGGGGCATCGACATACGAAGCACCTTGAGTGGTGGCAACGTTGCCTAGAGCGGCATTGGCGCTAGCTACCATGGGCGCACCAAAGGGATCAAACTCCTCTCCAGGGTTAATACCGCCAGCAGTAGCCACAACGGGAGAGACAGTCTCAGACTCTGTGGCAGGCGCAGGAGCAGCAGGGTTGGCGACAAGGGCAGAAGAGGCGGAAGTGGACTTAGTAGGAGGTGGCGGCGCACTTCGTCGGACCTTGGGCTGAGAGTCTTCGTTAGAAGTCATAAAGCCTGCAATGGGTGGAGCAAGAGCCGCAGCTGCACCCGCTGAAGTAGGTAACGGTTGTTGTTCAGCAGGAGATGTCACAGAAGACTCTGCACCCTTTGTTCCATACCCCTTTCGAGGACCCTCAAGATCTTCGGGcccttcatcttcatcgcTCGACTCTCCGGCATTCACCTCTTGCACTTGCTGCTCCTCGCCTTCGTGCTCAGGCTTGTATTCATGGGCCAAAGTACTCCCGACACCTACACCTGCTCCGACAGCCACAGCTGTCGCACCAATACCTGCAAGGCCGGGTGTCGATCCTCTGGAGGAAGGTATCCCAGACGATTCTTCCTCACGGGGGCGGTATTCACCAGGAACTTCGGTCATGGGCGTGATCGGCTCACTCTCTGGCGCAATGGTCGCTTGGGTAGAGAAAGTTCGTTCGGCCTCTGGTAGTTCAGAAAAATTAATGGGGAGTTCAGATTTGGGGATACCGCTAGGAATACCTTCATTGGGAGAGAGGGTAGATTCCTGAGGTTGCTGTTCGGATTGAGAGTGAGCCTCGGCAGGAGAATCAAACTCGGCGAATGCACTATCAAAGTCGGTAGGTGCCTTGTTCGTTTCTTGCTCTGCACCGGCTACAGCCTTTTCAGCAGGGGCGATAGCGGTCGCCGTCGTTCCGGTAGCCCCGAATGAATCATCAaatccttcttcaaagTCGTTGAACCCTTGGTCCTGCGACCCGGCAGCTTGCTTCTGTTGTTCAGAAGAGGTTTCGGTCTGGGGCACGCCGAATGGGTCAGTAGAGATTTCGTCCTTGTTGGTTTCGGCACCGGCGGTACTGGTAATAGTGGTACTAGGGATTTGAGGAGCACCAAAGGGGTCAAGCTCTTCTTGCTGAGCGATAGGAGTCTTGTCATCTTCCCCTACGAACCCGAACCCACTCGAAGGAGCTCCAAATGGATCTTGCTCTTGCTTTTGTTGTCCCTCACCCTCACCTCCGGTAAGAGGACCAATCTCTTGTTCAGCCACATCTTGTTTAACATTGAGGTTATTCTCCTCCACAGCCTTTGCAGCCGCAATATCGGCCACTTCTGTAGAAGGTGGAGGCGCAGtagacgaagaagaggtaTCGAGGTGAGGATCGTGCTCGGGCTCATCCGTCACGGCGTGTTTGGCAGTCTCGTACAATCCCGCCGCACCAGCGGCCACAGCACCAACAGCAGCTGTGGCTGCTGCACCGACACTTCCGAATGCGGAACTTGTCGTCTCTGCGATATCGGCCACAGGAGAGCCGGGGGAGAATGACTTGTCGGTCGATTCTTCGGCAGCCGAAGCGGGGACTGGTGCGGGTGCTTGAGGGGGAGTTTGACTTGTAGATGTTGATGCGCTGGACATCGAACCCACTGTAGCGGCGGTGGATGAAGGTACCTGAGGGTGAGAGCTGGATCTTCCATTGGCCAAGAAACGGTCAAAGGGGTTGTTTGATCTGTTTGACATACCGGTACCTGTGGGGCTCAGTGCCTGTGGGGTAGTGGGGAGGGCGATACCAGCTGCGTACGTTCCTGTTGATTGGGGAGAAAGGGCTCT
Protein-coding sequences here:
- a CDS encoding uncharacterized protein (Similar to TIGR gene model, INSD accession AAW46110.1), which encodes MSSAPLVDDWDPTYTHFSHRTEFLDLLQKFLTLDICKESTEKEDEDEDAIVACLGAILDYYLPMPGLLDPSLDEIVRPLMQLLEKSLHTIVEEDRHTSNPVNPKRLERLGRVLNWVVKVRGWKAVVPHFPSTIPNLPILIKLFSPITSFSASTSPVTPHHHVLSSTTTWELRAVLLLWLALLLTVPFNLSALSNSDDFVSSIPYGIDLPSSELLFPTATSELAQKVTFLTVPLLHRPGREGAYAALVLARLLSREDAVQGLRGFFAWATSEIEDGDRESESHLIASLFTLLALLPSLLKSSHLPMVEGFLGEKLLPHLRGSRTAAESGLIRKLAIKAKGRLWVSKLGKKYSNDDDVDLPEGLEEILDDLMGGLSDKDTIVRYSSAKYLSRISASLPPAFSSQIVLATISLFAGTEEEPVQFTSFGTVIDPGGSSASGGTMGFGGSEVQRGEARWHGVCLALAEMGRRGLIWGEAVEGAVKWVVKALTFDLRRASHSIGANVRDAASYLLWSLSRACPPSALEPYVSTVATSLVCVACFDREVGVRRAASAAFQEGVGRTGVYPEGIDVLAKTDFHSVSVRRTAFLTASQAVGVHHVYRTAMIAHLHNITLRHWDCSIRCLGAQALRKLLEQNSKEMLEDALQRELKELVSLDSVNVHGALVALKEVAEMFEDDDPRNQTVFDALATIRASALVSQQAADILTALCDLLSTILNVSITSYATTQPVLARYFELASKRREVEVHESMARVYRRLSELRNCEKDVAKLINDLRSFRVTQRQSSTLALGHIQYPTAPSSMAEKTVVALLGLLKDPTKTEVESRRWAVRSLGDIAVQRRDGSLVVESTTLNMIVRAFIKGLEDYSTDQRGDVGSWVRIASLDSIGRVLASLSPPSPLSSILEPGIYDEVIGGLVKQGVEKLESVRSASALALARMRECGWQWDTQGAMSVSRKQLDEEGFRYVDQEEWFQSAMPLLETRFMEELVTGLTFTIGSQVVTLSNAALRPFIEYLTVHTSTIVPVLQTLSNLMANNFNSNRIFIPTLQTLHKLLSANIWEKIDAKDHNAGADALMKSLSAATRGLGNIKSIERITAAMRVGIACLAAPSEVCSKATSLISLFLAHRFPRIRAMASEEIYLALSEVNDDMDEELEQVLLEVDWVGSGVEQQAERVARLLQGRKEKS
- a CDS encoding Hypothetical protein (Similar to TIGR gene model, INSD accession AAW46109.1; CNK00630) codes for the protein MSPTPAQMYNQQLSWSSNQASSFSKLLPVQDYIFDELLSIAPLSTITITRRHYQKTICTIYREVSVSNKLFCSLLCGDRTAFERGVNAFEHTRILRIIDFEGFSILTQFHMPLLFATLRNRKVFCNVERIDISWEAIKTFFFTRWCQGFPATTSDDSRLLMSHVGRKFQEVVLYVDIGDPTLGECSEDIQAIADYFSPRTMTMVSGYHPRSDFLVIRQNVNAQLLPIGWVGSQTSRLIIPPWPLMVKSNCSPEESDECQMDVTEQCVLNYMDDLYAVWNELEGADSPIEGLVISRMEFFVSKYPKAIRDRILHSSPRSRQDTIRFLKKSIVVRELDEHIKDRAQRVSRSYLLEHTGMAHAKNFIPSRLPFSPAASP
- a CDS encoding Hypothetical protein (Similar to TIGR gene model, INSD accession AAW46108.1; CNK00610), giving the protein MSSAEEDQFNNLPKFDASKFQPPAWAKTTNFQWDDKNGESSKATAPSAGREEGQNILDLGDDESDDSGDDVFEDAHSTVDPEEAMFTTSELKELLSRATKHKATGNSHYTSKPPRYDDAIVSYKLAIDHLPTFPSDLTDPEQDSKNDDEGKAKVKEPVSSGLQEVSEEEAVAIEEAENAKEGKSPEELEREEVEDEIKECTKACWGNLAACYIATKDDENAVKACTEALKIDPHYTKGLHRRATANERLGTLAALTSAQQDYTLLKTLLPASSPLLPSIRRSLITLPPKIKSEEKKQYDEMMSKLKDLGNSLLGNFGLSTDNFKFEQQPGGGYSMNFSK
- a CDS encoding Endocytosis-related protein, putative (Similar to TIGR gene model, INSD accession AAW46107.1), with the protein product MASAYCKCPPHGPRLRPSPAGDAVLRPATGILPGHDAYPFLTSSNLSTTSLGEIWAIADPDNNGFLTRDGWYKAARLIGWLQKGGATNVEETLLAKRESQTTRRRPAHGPASLGKHHRVCFASTHTHRPSQIHQALCRCRTCQRFGEWRQGERHIRQKNLADTQGRGSLDLTDFIIGMHLIQSCMANSALVLPATLPPGIYETASGGRPVPAAAPISPVVRNNTGPASPMRQQYTGGGAAPLQQQGTGGSIGATSAPIPPARSFTTSSAFAPPSRQMSIQNPQWDVTPQAKTTSDGFFSQLDPQNKGVIDGDVAVPFMLQSQLDEATLANVWDLADIRKEGKLTRDEFAVAMHLINLKLAGQEIPTSLPVSLVPPSLREEYGPGKQEVLQSSATKDLFDLFADEPPASASKAASPAPPQPQASTPAAAQPPALPARNLSQQPQPPAPQTSFLPQPPPPPSRRQASHLTPTLSPTPTGQQPSSFQGSAFTSPFSTSPAPAAAPASAPVSRGGGDLLSDDAETSSTPVPDHSAELGNKQNQLSQTTRSITDLSNQRTELEGSDKSSKQQLEELESKLAAAREKHQTELRAVADLRIRVGEQQAKVKKMNADLITASSDLSALQSEKTELEQALLHDKEEVRSLQKRMKEVDDEKQGLVLVLEKLRKEARQQKGMVSIAKKQVSTAEGARDGVQAEVKGVEKEIEEDKAFLVQHEKNQAQQQQQQQQQQQARALSPQSTGTYAAGIALPTTPQALSPTGTGMSNRSNNPFDRFLANGRSSSHPQVPSSTAATVGSMSSASTSTSQTPPQAPAPVPASAAEESTDKSFSPGSPVADIAETTSSAFGSVGAAATAAVGAVAAGAAGLYETAKHAVTDEPEHDPHLDTSSSSTAPPPSTEVADIAAAKAVEENNLNVKQDVAEQEIGPLTGGEGEGQQKQEQDPFGAPSSGFGFVGEDDKTPIAQQEELDPFGAPQIPSTTITSTAGAETNKDEISTDPFGVPQTETSSEQQKQAAGSQDQGFNDFEEGFDDSFGATGTTATAIAPAEKAVAGAEQETNKAPTDFDSAFAEFDSPAEAHSQSEQQPQESTLSPNEGIPSGIPKSELPINFSELPEAERTFSTQATIAPESEPITPMTEVPGEYRPREEESSGIPSSRGSTPGLAGIGATAVAVGAGVGVGSTLAHEYKPEHEGEEQQVQEVNAGESSDEDEGPEDLEGPRKGYGTKGAESSVTSPAEQQPLPTSAGAAAALAPPIAGFMTSNEDSQPKVRRSAPPPPTKSTSASSALVANPAAPAPATESETVSPVVATAGGINPGEEFDPFGAPMVASANAALGNVATTQGASYVDAPSMAASQAHAKTASFDEDEFDFSDLPPAEVESGIPVAAAQQATANAGETPTSAGFEDEFATFDDEFEKPEDFSAGNGSENSSGNKSYEIVNPQPKSSGLYDEWGFGSSARRESQPQEQPSQPSQNQQGAFGFDDAFGTQTSQGTREGGLSFDDAFGNDFEPSSSARTQEYAPPAGAPPQQQGLRPPMPERRPSGAQADDIEDVKKLCAMGFPRELVVEALAANGYDFQKTLNVLLA